A genomic segment from Candidatus Leptovillus gracilis encodes:
- a CDS encoding sensor histidine kinase, translated as MNLVKAARNKRIGRIAVFHAAWFLFAMITVSVFVGALPSFSQLVTETCVANCSPLSIPLQRQTIDALAALGIHQRVYAGYLILLSLSHAVVAILLCGLVVWRKGSDWRVLLTAGAGIASLPLLSPVFFTFALRHEPWHFPLSLLRGVSFIVAGYALFLFPNGRFQPRWTRWLAHAFALAIGLWLLFPHLALNPVYYRHVAALFPETIIAIAIIILIATTVLLNRYRLMRNQEERQQIKWVVWGTVIAMIVLLFPFVPLLAYFGLNANLLAVWFALHPEVVAIMLYPIAVIGAILTHRLWDIDKLINRTLVYGGLTGLITAVYLLMVGGLGLLAAGQQWQLLGVVLATAVTAILLKPAQNQLQTYVNRLIPLPPVTPTAVPHPPPINDQPLDLIPAQWQSAVRFFLLIFALGAMALLLGAIPARLLQLQTVCIEAVCPAIILVPADFAILQEWGVSASAYAVFHTAVELILIVPVVILWVVIFRNCTHRWLGVLTCLGLVYLGVSLGNILWAWTQEAQWVAFLGDIVSEIGAASLLLLLLLFPNGRFINRWTRYSAYLLLFVILPFGVINLILSPGLDDNLPDTINGMAFLLFMLLGAASQIVRYRAYSNQAQKQQTKWVVIGVTSLMLGVLLWFLLMEFFPLSPGLPRLTWNLFGGTLMIFLAALFPVSLGLAILQYRLWDIDILINRTLVYGGLTLSIVAIYTLVVGGLSAILHTRGNFAIALLATGFIAVLFQPLRERLQRGVNRFMFGERDDPYKVLSQLGRQLGETAVPTQTLPAITTTICQTLKLPYAAIELVANEQRQPAASSGERGTAVLQEWPLRYQGEIVGWLQAAPRSPGEPFTAKEQQLLGDIAAQAGAAAYSLRLTNALQKSREKLVLTREEERRRIRRDLHDELGPTLASQTFAIDAILDLLENDPTEAARLLRGLKAQNQATVTEIRRLVHELRPPALDELGLVGALQAHAAQLNKPHSLQIQISARPEPLPPLSAAVEVAAYRIALEAMTNAARHAQAHNCAVHLQAEDTHLTLTVGDDGRGLAPNGRTGVGFHSMRERAEELGGRLSIESGEKEGVWVTAVLPLSSQSEADGA; from the coding sequence ATGAATCTGGTAAAAGCTGCCCGGAACAAACGCATTGGGAGAATAGCAGTTTTCCATGCCGCGTGGTTTCTGTTTGCCATGATCACGGTAAGCGTATTTGTCGGCGCTTTGCCCTCTTTTTCACAACTCGTTACTGAAACCTGTGTGGCAAACTGCTCCCCGTTGTCTATTCCCCTCCAAAGGCAAACAATAGACGCGCTGGCTGCTCTGGGCATACATCAGCGCGTTTATGCCGGATACTTAATTTTGCTTTCGCTGAGTCATGCTGTGGTGGCTATCTTATTATGTGGTTTGGTCGTCTGGCGCAAAGGGAGTGATTGGCGCGTGTTGTTGACGGCTGGAGCCGGTATCGCTTCCCTGCCGCTGTTGTCACCTGTTTTCTTTACCTTTGCGCTGAGGCATGAACCCTGGCATTTCCCTTTATCCCTGCTGCGGGGAGTTTCATTTATAGTGGCTGGTTATGCCTTGTTTTTGTTTCCGAACGGCCGTTTTCAGCCACGCTGGACACGCTGGCTAGCCCATGCTTTTGCCCTGGCAATTGGGTTGTGGTTGTTATTTCCTCACCTGGCGCTCAATCCCGTCTATTATCGTCATGTAGCGGCGCTGTTCCCGGAAACAATTATCGCCATTGCCATTATCATTTTGATAGCAACAACGGTTTTACTTAATCGTTATCGTCTGATGCGTAATCAAGAGGAGCGGCAGCAAATTAAATGGGTCGTGTGGGGCACGGTTATAGCCATGATTGTGCTGCTGTTCCCTTTTGTGCCGCTGTTAGCCTATTTTGGCCTCAATGCCAATTTGCTGGCTGTCTGGTTTGCCCTGCATCCAGAAGTGGTGGCTATCATGCTGTATCCTATCGCCGTTATCGGGGCAATCTTAACTCATCGCCTATGGGATATTGATAAGCTCATTAACCGGACGCTGGTGTATGGCGGGCTGACGGGGTTGATCACGGCCGTTTACCTGCTTATGGTCGGTGGATTAGGGCTGTTGGCGGCGGGGCAGCAGTGGCAGCTGCTGGGTGTGGTGCTGGCAACGGCCGTCACCGCCATCCTGCTAAAACCCGCACAGAACCAATTGCAAACCTATGTCAATCGTCTCATACCCCTACCGCCAGTCACGCCAACGGCCGTTCCCCATCCCCCACCCATCAACGATCAACCGTTGGATCTCATCCCGGCGCAATGGCAATCGGCCGTTCGTTTCTTCCTCCTGATTTTTGCACTGGGCGCGATGGCCCTCTTACTCGGCGCAATTCCCGCCCGGCTGTTGCAACTGCAAACCGTATGTATAGAAGCCGTTTGCCCGGCGATCATTCTGGTTCCGGCTGATTTTGCCATCTTGCAGGAATGGGGCGTCTCGGCGTCTGCCTATGCTGTTTTTCACACGGCCGTCGAATTGATCCTGATTGTGCCGGTGGTTATTTTGTGGGTTGTCATCTTCCGTAACTGTACCCATCGTTGGCTCGGGGTGTTGACTTGCCTGGGGCTTGTATATCTAGGCGTCTCCCTGGGCAACATTCTTTGGGCCTGGACACAGGAAGCGCAGTGGGTAGCCTTCTTGGGCGATATAGTCAGCGAAATCGGCGCGGCGTCCTTGCTCTTGCTGCTGCTCTTGTTCCCTAACGGCCGTTTCATCAACCGTTGGACCCGTTATAGCGCCTACCTGCTCCTCTTTGTCATCCTACCCTTTGGCGTCATCAACCTCATCCTCTCGCCAGGGCTGGATGACAACCTGCCCGACACCATCAACGGGATGGCCTTTTTGCTCTTCATGCTGCTCGGCGCGGCGTCACAGATTGTGCGTTACCGCGCCTATTCCAATCAGGCGCAAAAACAGCAGACAAAATGGGTGGTCATTGGCGTCACGTCCCTGATGCTCGGCGTTTTGCTGTGGTTTCTTTTGATGGAATTCTTTCCCCTGTCACCCGGCCTCCCGCGCCTTACCTGGAATCTTTTCGGTGGCACGCTGATGATTTTTCTGGCTGCCTTGTTCCCCGTTTCTCTGGGGCTGGCTATCTTGCAATACCGGTTGTGGGATATTGATATCCTCATCAATCGCACCCTGGTGTATGGTGGTCTGACCCTGAGCATCGTTGCCATTTATACCCTGGTCGTGGGGGGCCTGAGCGCCATCCTGCACACGCGCGGCAACTTTGCCATTGCCTTGTTAGCCACCGGCTTCATTGCCGTTTTGTTTCAGCCGCTGCGTGAACGGTTGCAGCGCGGCGTCAACCGCTTCATGTTTGGCGAACGGGACGATCCCTACAAGGTATTGTCACAGTTAGGGCGGCAGTTGGGGGAAACGGCCGTTCCCACCCAAACCCTGCCCGCCATCACCACCACCATCTGCCAAACCCTCAAACTGCCCTACGCCGCCATCGAACTGGTCGCCAACGAGCAACGACAGCCTGCCGCCAGCAGCGGGGAACGGGGCACGGCCGTTCTCCAGGAGTGGCCGCTGCGTTACCAGGGGGAAATTGTCGGCTGGCTGCAAGCCGCCCCCCGCTCGCCGGGCGAGCCGTTCACCGCCAAAGAGCAGCAGCTTTTGGGCGACATCGCCGCCCAGGCCGGCGCCGCCGCCTATTCGCTGCGGCTGACCAACGCCCTGCAAAAATCCCGCGAAAAGCTGGTGCTCACCCGCGAAGAAGAGCGTCGCCGCATCCGCCGCGACCTGCACGATGAGCTTGGCCCGACCCTGGCCAGCCAGACCTTTGCCATTGACGCCATTTTGGACCTGCTGGAAAACGATCCAACCGAAGCCGCCCGCCTGCTGCGCGGCCTGAAAGCGCAAAACCAGGCCACCGTGACCGAAATTCGGCGGCTTGTGCATGAGCTGCGCCCACCCGCCCTGGATGAGTTGGGCTTGGTCGGTGCATTGCAGGCCCACGCCGCGCAGCTAAACAAGCCGCACAGCCTGCAAATCCAGATTAGTGCCAGGCCAGAGCCGCTGCCGCCGCTCTCGGCCGCCGTGGAAGTGGCCGCCTACCGCATCGCCCTGGAAGCGATGACCAACGCCGCCCGGCACGCCCAGGCGCACAACTGCGCCGTCCACCTGCAAGCGGAGGATACGCACCTCACGCTCACGGTTGGTGATGATGGCCGGGGGCTGGCGCCAAACGGCCGTACCGGCGTCGGTTTCCATTCGATGCGCGAGCGGGCAGAGGAGCTGGGCGGCCGGCTGAGCATTGAATCTGGCGAAAAGGAGGGGGTGTGGGTAACGGCCGTTCTCCCTCTATCTTCCCAAAGCGAGGCTGATGGCGCATGA